One Owenweeksia hongkongensis DSM 17368 genomic region harbors:
- a CDS encoding MBL fold metallo-hydrolase: MQIKQLYTGCLAEAAYYIESNGEVAIIDPIRDTEAYIQMANETGATIKYIFETHFHADFVSGHVDLAKTTGATIVYGSEAKPSFDFHGAQDGEVFILGNIKIKALHTPGHTLESTTYLLLDEEGKEHAIFTGDTLFIGDVGRPDLAVKSDLSQTDLAGLLYDSLRNKIMTLPDEVIVYPAHGAGSACGKNMSKERFDTLGNQKKFNYALRENMSREEFIVELTTGLSAPPQYFPKNVALNQRGYDSLAEVIERGTKALSVEDFLTKMQEPNTLVLDTRKPGDFAEAHIPGALFIGIDGGFAPWVGTVIEDIKTNILIVCDKGRQEEVVTRLARVGYDYACGYLDGGMEAWLDAKNQTSRVSEVEPDDLATNYAHWVDKTVDVRKPGEYADSHILDVPSKPLDFIHENKSEYSADKKYYLHCAGGYRSMIAASVLKQNGVDDVVNVKGGFSALKNTGLPLVNGEMAEV, translated from the coding sequence ATGCAAATCAAACAACTATATACCGGCTGCCTAGCGGAAGCCGCTTATTATATTGAATCAAACGGGGAAGTAGCAATCATTGACCCTATTCGCGATACCGAGGCCTACATTCAAATGGCCAACGAAACCGGAGCTACTATTAAGTATATTTTCGAAACCCATTTTCATGCAGATTTTGTTTCTGGTCATGTAGACCTGGCGAAAACAACAGGAGCAACCATTGTTTATGGTTCTGAGGCTAAGCCAAGTTTTGACTTTCATGGAGCTCAGGATGGCGAGGTTTTTATTCTTGGAAATATCAAAATCAAAGCACTGCACACCCCTGGTCATACTTTAGAAAGCACTACCTATTTATTGTTAGATGAAGAAGGTAAGGAGCATGCTATTTTTACTGGTGACACTCTGTTTATTGGGGATGTGGGTAGACCAGACCTTGCTGTAAAGTCTGACCTTTCACAAACCGATTTGGCGGGTTTACTTTATGATTCATTGAGAAACAAAATAATGACTTTGCCTGATGAGGTGATTGTATACCCCGCTCACGGTGCAGGTTCTGCTTGCGGCAAAAATATGAGCAAGGAGCGTTTTGATACTTTGGGCAACCAAAAGAAATTCAACTACGCTTTACGCGAAAATATGAGTCGTGAGGAGTTTATTGTAGAATTGACTACTGGCCTGTCTGCACCTCCTCAATATTTCCCTAAAAATGTAGCGCTAAACCAACGTGGATATGATTCATTGGCGGAAGTAATAGAAAGGGGGACAAAGGCACTTTCAGTTGAAGACTTTTTAACCAAAATGCAAGAGCCGAACACGCTGGTTTTGGATACTCGTAAGCCGGGTGATTTTGCCGAGGCTCATATTCCAGGGGCATTGTTTATAGGTATTGATGGTGGTTTTGCTCCATGGGTGGGCACTGTGATTGAAGATATCAAAACCAATATCTTGATAGTTTGCGATAAAGGTAGACAAGAGGAAGTGGTGACACGCTTAGCTCGTGTAGGCTATGATTATGCTTGTGGATATTTGGACGGAGGAATGGAAGCTTGGCTTGATGCCAAAAATCAAACTTCTCGCGTAAGCGAAGTAGAGCCAGATGACCTTGCTACAAACTATGCTCACTGGGTAGACAAAACCGTAGATGTTCGTAAGCCTGGTGAGTACGCAGATAGTCACATATTAGATGTGCCAAGCAAACCACTTGACTTTATTCATGAAAATAAAAGTGAGTACAGTGCTGATAAAAAGTACTACTTGCACTGTGCTGGAGGTTACCGATCTATGATTGCCGCTTCTGTTTTGAAACAAAATGGAGTGGATGATGTGGTGAACGTGAAAGGTGGTTTTAGCGCTTTGAAAAATACAGGTTTGCCATTAGTAAATGGAGAGATGGCTGAGGTGTAA